TAGAAGAACTGGCACGGGAGATCTCGCGCGATTTCCTAAGCAAAGACCTAGTTGTGATTGGGATCTTGAACGGTGGTTTTATCTTTACAGCGGATCTTTGCCGTAGCATTGCCATCCCACACGAGGTAGACTTTATGGCTGCCTCTTCCTATGGAGAAGGAACTACTTCTGGAAATTTAAAAATCACCAAAGAACTGAAAAAATCTGTGAAAAATAAATCCGTTCTCCTTGTGGAAGACATTGTGGATACAGGAAAAACTTTAGAATATCTTTTGGAAGAAGTGGGAAAACACAATCCCAAAGAATTAAGAGTAGCCGCCTTGTTTTGGAAACAAACCAAAGCCAATCCTCATATTCCCGTACATTATCCTGGTTTCATTATTGAAGATGAATTTCTTGTGGGTTATGGTTTGGATTATAAAGGTCGGTATCGTAATTTGCCTTATGTAGCAAAACTTGAGGCAACGGATTGAAAGACTCCATACTCAAACAAAAATTTGAAACTCTCCGATCTTTTCCCATTTTAAAACCCGAAGTCATTCAAATTGCAGAAGGTTTTGTAAAAAAATCAGATGATTGGAAACTACTCCGTGTCAATCCGCTAAAATTTGCAGAAGAACATAAGTTAGATGATAATAACGCTGTAGATTTTTTTGTTCATGCTGCAAAAGTTGGATTATTTGATTTTGCTTATAATCTAATTTGTCCTATGTGTGGAGGAATTGTTCATAGCCACCATAAATTAGATGAAATCCAGGGAAGAGAATTTCACTGTGTGTCTTGTAACTTAATTGTGCCAACTTTATTAGATGACCAAGTGGAAGTTGCCTTTCAAATTCACCCTTCTTTACAAACCAATTCTCTCGATCCTTTTTTAGATGTAGAAAATTACTTTCGATTCTTTTTTTCTGAAAATTTTAATAAATCACCCGAACTTAGATCTTGGATTCAGTCAACAATTCGAGGATATACAAAACTCCAACCGGATGAATCTTATGAAATCGAACTCATAGCGAAAACAGGGGAAGTGCAAGGCAATCTCATTCAATTTGTAAGCATTGATCGTAATACAATGAGTCTTTTCACCTTAGATCCCTCATTACCTCCATCAAACCAAGTTTATGTGATTGATTTAATGGAAAAAGGGATGATGCCTTATGAGTTAAAAATTCCCCAAGGAAACTATAAATTTATAATTCATAATCGAACTCGGTTCCGAGTGGGAATCAGTGTCCTTACCCCTAATCCTTTAGAAATCGAAAGAATTGTTAGTAACCATCCTACGATTCGAAGTCCATTTTTAACTGCAAAGATGTTACTCAATAACCAATCCTTTCGTGATTTATTTCGAATTCAAAAATTATCTCCCGATTTGAATCTGAACGTAAAATCACTTACTATCATGTTTACCGACTTAAAAGGCTCCACAGAAATGTATGATACTGCAGGCGATATTTTCGCTTATCGTTTGGTACAAGAACACTTTCGAATCCTCACCGAAATAGTAAGAAAATACCGTGGCGCAATTGTTAAAACTATGGGAGACGCAATTATGGCAACCTTCTCGACTCCCACGGAGGGTTTACTGGCTTCATTAGAAATGATGGATCGCATCGATTCCATGAACCTAGATTGGAAAAAAGAAGGTTATGAGATTGGTTTAAAAGTAGGATTGAATGAAGGTTCTGCTTTGGCTGTTGTGAATGATGAAAGATTGGATTATTTTGGTCAATCTGTCAATATTGCAGCTCGAGTACAAGGGCTTGCCCAATCAGGCGAAGTATGGCTGAGTGAAACCGTATGGAATGCCACTGGTTCCGAAGACCTAGTGAAAAATCATGGCTATTTTTTTCGCAAACAACATGCGACTCTCAAGGGAGTAGGAAGTCCAGTACCCGTATTTCAGTTGAGTCGAAAGAAAATTAAGGATATTTCTAAGTGGAAAAAAATTTTTTCTTAAAATTTTACCAACTGTTGACCATAGTTAGTAAATCTTTTGTTTAGCATAATGTATGTGATGAATTTTCGTTTGATTTTCTTTTCTTTGGTTTTGTTTTTTTCACAAAACTGCCAAATAGCATCTTTATCCAATCCTTGCGATAGTGAATCAAAGGACTTCTTCCCCCAACTAATTGTTTCAGCAAGTATTGAAGGTGGTTTTTGCCAATTACAAGTTGTCAATGCAGGTGATTTATACCGGTTCACGGAATTTACTTTTTATAAATCTATTCCCATTTCCGTATTACCAAAATTAGGTTCTAAATCGGATGTAATTATTCGCCCAAACCTTCCAGAAGGATTGTATGTTGATCCGAATACAGGAGCCCTTTCCGGAATTCCGTCGTCACCGATAGAAAGACAAAATTATACTGTTTATCGCAAAGGTGTGGCTCTTGGACAAATCACAATTCAAGTTCGAGATTTGGTAGCAACAAAAGTCTATGGACAGCTAGGAAATTTGAACTGTGGTGATCCTTACGTAAATGGAAGTTGCGGCAGTGGAGGACCTGTGACTGCTGAAAACCTTTCGGGACCCAATGCAGTCATCACTGACAATTTTGACGGGACTTATATAGCAAGTGGCAATCGTGTCTTGTATTATCCAGCAGGCCAAACAACAGCGACGCGAGTGTATGGACAACATGGATTGTTTACTTGTGACATTGCCAATGCCCATACAAATCAAAGTTGTACGGCACTTGGCTCTGTAGCAGCGACCACTTTGAATAATCCACGAGGAATCATTCTCGATAGCTCAAACAATCTTTTTGTGGCTGATACAGGAGCGAACCGTAGGTTATTAGTTTATGAGAATCAGAGCACGATTCCTTTCCGAGCGATCGGAGTTCCTGATTTTTTCACGCCGGGTGGAGGTGTTGCTTCAGAATCAAATTTCTATTCTCCCATTGGTTTGAATTTAGATAATAAGGGAGGTATTTATGTTTCTGATTCTGGGAATAGCCGTGTTCTTTATTTCCCAAAAGATTCAAATTTAGCTACAGAAGTATATGGACAGCCAGATTTTGTAAGTAATGGTGCTACTACTTCGGCGAGTGGCCTCAATTCAAACCAGGGAGTGGTTTCAGATTATGAAGGGGGAATTTATATTGCAGATACATCAAACAATCGAGTGGTGTATTATCCAAAAGGTTCTAACGTAGCAACAAAGGTTTATGGCCAACCGACCTTTATTTCCAATGCTGCTGCCACTACCAGTAACGGCCTAAACAATCCTGTTGCAGTATCTTTAGATCAAAGTGAAAATTTATTTGTGGCAGATCTCAATGGGCATCGTGTCCTTATTTATCCCAAAACAAACGTAACTTCTGGGATGACAGCCACTGCGGTTGTGGGTCAATTCGGTAATCTAAATTGTGGTGCAGATAACAATAACGGCTCTTGCGGGATTGGTACACCTACAGCTCAAAATTTATATAGACCGACCGCTATTCATTTTGATAGACAAGGTCGGTTGTACATTGCAGATTATAGTAATAACCGAGTTTTGGTTTACTAACTGAGTCCCACCCTATTTCACCGGTTCTGCAGAAACTTCCACTTCGGGAAGAGAAGCTCTTAAATATCCCGATTGTAGCACTGCCACCTGGCCTTGTTCGCTGGTAAGAAAAGTAACAAAGGCATCAATTTTATCACCTTGGTCTGTTTTGTAAATCATAAAGAGTTCCCGAGCCAGTCTGTACTTTCTATCATAAACATTTCTGACCGAAGGAGACACAAAAGGATCTTTGTTCGTTCTAGCATAATCTAGGGCTTTAAGTTTGTCTTTGTTTTCTACAAGAGCAGAACCCATTCCCATATAACCAATGCTATTTGGATTTTCCTGGATGAATTTTGACATCTCCGCATTGTCTTTAACGATTTTTGCACTCGCAGCAAATACATTTGCTTTATACTCGTTGAATTCATTCAAACCCAAATCCTTTCGTTTGAGGATGTGATTTTGAAAGTAGTCTTGAGTTCCTGATTTATCATTTCGAATGACGATGGAGATAGGAGCATCCACTCCCCCCACTTCCTTCCAGTTTTTGATTTTTCCAGAAAAGATATCTGAAGTTTGGATTAAGTTCAGTTTGGATACTGTGTTTTTGAGATTCACAACCAGAGCGACTCCATCATAAGCCAACCTTACTTTTTCTAAGTTCCCCGTTTTGCGAAGGTCATCAAATTCTGCTTGGTTTAAGTCACGAGAAGAGACAGCCATATCAATTTCGCCTTTGCGAAGTCGGTCAATTCCCGATTCCGATCCACCACCTTCCACTGTTACACGGACATTGGAATTTACCTTTTCGTATTCGGACCCTAAATACCGCATCATACTGTTCATGGTTTCGGAACCTGCCACTTTCAGGGTTTGTTTGTCCTTACAAGCGACAAAGTTGATTGTAATCAAAATGTAAAAAAGCAGAGAAAGGTTTTTCATGGTAATTCAGGTAAAGCCCAAAAACCATCCTTCGTCAATCGTAAAAACCGCTAGTTTTTTCCATTTCCACTATCAGTTTTTCAAAAAAATCCCCGATCTTTGCTCTGTGAAGACTCTCCGCCGATTGTTAATACTTTGTTTTGTAATCATTCTACCCCTGATTGGTTCTGCCCCCGTTCCGCCAGGAAAAACAACCTTCCAGTGGAAATGGAAAGAAAACCAAGTTTTAGAACTAAATGAATACCATGATGTTTTCTTCAGGGTCGGTGCAAAAACGGTCGAAAGGGAAGACAAAAATCGAGTGGTGATGAAACCAAAAAAATGTTCATCTGATTCTTGTTTGGTGAATGCTTGGTTCGATACTTATATTCGGTATGGGAAAACATCAGGCCCATTTTGGAAGGACAAAGAGTTTGAGTCCGATTTTACACTCTTTCGCAATGGTAGGTATGAAGTTCCGAATGAATTCATTATGCCAAACCTTCGCAGTTTTCCTAGTTTTCCTGAAGAAGCGGTGTCCGTTTCCGATGTATGGAAACTACCAGCAGAAGAGTCCTTTGATTTTAATGCAGAACGCATTCGTGTGAAAGTGATACCCGAATATACCTACCAAGGCATAGCCCCTTGGTCAGAAGGAAATTATAAAGGGAATTGTGAAAAAATTACCTATACCTATCCGATTTTTTATAACAAACCAGAAACAGAAAAGATGGTACCGAACGTACCTTATAAAATCTTTGGGTTTGCATCAGGCACTGTTTTTTTTAATGCGACAAAAGGTGTTCCCGAATTCAAAGAAGTAAAACTATCTTATACTTTTATTTATCCGAACGGGACAGTACAGGAAGCCAACTTCCATATCAAAGGAATATATTTTCTTCGAAATCAAGTAAATGCCAAAGACAAAGAATCGATTCGTGAAGATATCCTTGGTGACTTAATTGTCGGTTATACGGGAGATCAAAAGGCCACAAAAATTGGCGAACCGACAAAAGGAAAAGAACCAACGGGAGAAAACTTAGGACGAATTACTGATACAGGAGAAGTTCCCATCCCAGAAAAACATTCTTTGCCTGAAAAACTTCCCATCTCCGTTCGTACTTCAGAAGATGGAATTGTTTTTTCTTTAGATTCAATCCTTTTTGATTTTAATGATAGCAAACTGAAACCGGATGCCGAAACCGCTGTTGCAAAAATTGCAGAAATCTTAAAAAAATATCCCGATAGGGAAATTCGAGTTTCCGGTCACACAGACAATATCGGAAAAAAAGAATACAACCAGAAACTATCAGAAGATAGAGCCAAAGCAGTATTACACTCATTAGTTGATAATTACAAAATGGATGAAAAACATGTATCTTTTAAAGGATATGCCGACGATGTTCCTATTGTCCCGAACGATAATGAAGAAAACAGGCATAAAAATCGCCGGGTGGAAATTACATTAGTTTTGGATTAATAACTAACCGATTTGTAAATCGAGTCCTACGGAGTAGGGAGGAACAATCGGTTCACTTTCCTTTTTTCCAAGTTCCAAAAGGGTTTCCATTTCTTGGCGCATTTCAATCAGCAAACTTTGAATGGCCTCTTTTTTGTTCGACTGATACATTTTATAATACGGAGCTACAGAAAAAGCATTTCCCACTACTACATGGGCTTTCCTTGGTCTCATTTCTGTCTTTCCAAAAATATGTTTTTCAAAACTACAAATCCATTCCATCAAACGTTCCGCAGATGGCCATTGGATTAGATTCTTTGGTTTGGTAATGATAAATGCATAAGCAGTATCCACTAGCTGTTTCGCTCTACGAATATTTTGATCCGTGAGGTTCTTTGGTGTCGTAGAAAGGGGAGCACCGGCCTCCAAACTGTCCAAGGCCATAAAAAGGTGTCTTAGCTTTTGGATTGCATTGTCTGATTCATGAAATTTCACATTGAGAATGGATGCGGCTAAGTTCAATGCAGTATGCCTTGCTCTCCCCAAACGGTAATCAAAATCTTTCCCATTGATTTCGGACCTGGGTATTCCTAATTCAAATTCAGTTTCTTCCAACATCACTCGACCAACAGTTAAAAACCTTCGTAAAAGTGTTCGTCCACCAGGATAGAGTTTTAACTTTCGTTCAATCCGAGATAAAGAAGTTTCAATGTCGGCGAGGATCGAATCACGAGACCCTGAAATTTTATATTTCACAAAACTAGGTTGGATCCATAGTTCCGCCTTTGGATCTTTTTCTAAAGCAGCATCCATTCCCCAAAACGAAACCTGTGCCACTCCAGGCATAAACGATACTAAATTGTCATTTTCGCCGGAGACCATTCCTTCCGGATACATCACCAATTTACCATCACTTTCAGCTAATATCTGCTTTGCGGTTTTAATCGCATTTCGATTTAACCTTCCCGTGATCACTGAAAATGCACCGACTCGTTTGATTATTTCACCCACCAGACCAAATCCCCAATTAAAAATACTTCGGGAGGCCATAAAATGAAAACGAGTACCAATTTTACTAGCTACGTAGTAAGCGATGATTGGTTCCAAATCACTCGGTTGATTGGAAAGATAGATGACTCTTTTGTTTTTGATTTCTTTTAGGCGAAGTTCATCTTCCTTTGATATCACAACTCCATCGATATTAAAGAGGAGTTTGGAAAGAATGGGAAAACCTAAATCCAATCCCAAGGCAATGGGAAATTCAAAACGTGGAGGAATAAAAGAGTCTTTCATACAATTGTCTAGTTAGAATAAGACGAACCCTATTGCCAATACGAGCAATTATTCGTGGATGTATCCCCAGGTTTCTAATATTTTTTTCACTTCTTTGCCCATCTCACGTTGGACTTCCGATTCCCTGGTTCCACTAAAGGCACCATCGTTATACACCCAAGGAAGGGGAGAGGAAGGAAATCCTTCGGGTTGTCTTTCTGATACAATTAAGTCTTCTAAGTTGGTGATGGACCTTTGGAATTCCAACCCATACCTACCAAAACGAACAGGAATCGTTTTTCCATTTCGTGAAAAACTAAAGTAGGCACCCAGTTCTGGATTGACTGTTTTCAGTATCACCTCTTCCCCAAGAGTGGCATTTGTTGCCTTAGATTCTTTTTGTAAAGAGACAGTTTTGGCCGAACCAGAACTGAGTTGGACGGAGTCAGAAACCTCCCAATCATAAATGGATCCTTGGACATTTAAGGAAAGGAAGTCTCGGCAAAGGGCTTCCGAACAAGGGGGAATCAAAATTCGTAAATGATTTCGCTTCAAAAAATTTTCGAGACGAAAGTCAGCTCTGGCTATTTGCAATAAATTTTCCCCTTCCGGCAAAGGGCTTAAATTATTTTTTTCTTCCGGATCTTTTTTTAGGTCATACAATTCTTCGGCCATGGTATGAGGTTCTCCTGCCGCTGTTCGCCTAACTGTCGTAAAACCAGGGTATCTTCGAATGTATTTGTAATTTTCTGTCCGAACCGATTCCGACATCCTACCTTCTGTATAAATAAAACTTTCCTTGGGGCAAATATTCGTTCGGCGAATGCAAGTAGAGTAATCGGCACCTCGATAAGTGGATTCTTTTGGTATTAAATCTAAAAAGCCAAGGATCGTAGGTGCCAGTGATAACAAAGAAGACTGGCCCGGAATGCGAATTTGTGTGCCATTTGCTTTTTTGGCTAGATCGGATTCTAAATTCACTTGGATGGACTTAGGTAGTTTAATAAAGTAAGGAACATTGATTTCTTCATCGTAATGGGTTTCCCCATGCCCGAACCGAGTTTGCATAATGAAATGATAACTATAATCATGGTGGGAACTAAAAAGTTCTCCGTGGTCACCGGTCACAATGATCATCGTTTCGTCATAGGTTCCTTGTTTTTTTAATGCTTCCACAAGCCGTCCAATCTCGCGGTCGGTATAATGCATCTCGCCTAAGTAACGCTGCACAGGAGATTCATATCGGTAAAAAACTTCAGTTGGAACCACGGAACGAACGGCTACCATATCCTCCGGCGGTGGGGAATAAGAAGCGTGAGGCGTATTCAAATTAAAATGTAAAAAATAAGGTTTGTCTTTGTATTCGTTTACAAATTCAATCGCGTGGTTTGTCAGAACTTCTGTATCCACAATGTCCATTCCCACTTGAAAAGAATTATGAAATCCTAAATCCAAACCCACTGTTGTATAATCCAAAAAGAATACATTATTCATGATCGTTTTGGAAAAATACCCTGCTTCCCGAAACGTTTTAGCTAAGTTATTTCTTTTTTTTCCATAATAAACTTTTCTCTGAT
The sequence above is drawn from the Leptospira sp. WS4.C2 genome and encodes:
- the hpt gene encoding hypoxanthine phosphoribosyltransferase produces the protein MKPLYSEERIHHRVEELAREISRDFLSKDLVVIGILNGGFIFTADLCRSIAIPHEVDFMAASSYGEGTTSGNLKITKELKKSVKNKSVLLVEDIVDTGKTLEYLLEEVGKHNPKELRVAALFWKQTKANPHIPVHYPGFIIEDEFLVGYGLDYKGRYRNLPYVAKLEATD
- a CDS encoding DUF5939 domain-containing protein, with the protein product MKDSILKQKFETLRSFPILKPEVIQIAEGFVKKSDDWKLLRVNPLKFAEEHKLDDNNAVDFFVHAAKVGLFDFAYNLICPMCGGIVHSHHKLDEIQGREFHCVSCNLIVPTLLDDQVEVAFQIHPSLQTNSLDPFLDVENYFRFFFSENFNKSPELRSWIQSTIRGYTKLQPDESYEIELIAKTGEVQGNLIQFVSIDRNTMSLFTLDPSLPPSNQVYVIDLMEKGMMPYELKIPQGNYKFIIHNRTRFRVGISVLTPNPLEIERIVSNHPTIRSPFLTAKMLLNNQSFRDLFRIQKLSPDLNLNVKSLTIMFTDLKGSTEMYDTAGDIFAYRLVQEHFRILTEIVRKYRGAIVKTMGDAIMATFSTPTEGLLASLEMMDRIDSMNLDWKKEGYEIGLKVGLNEGSALAVVNDERLDYFGQSVNIAARVQGLAQSGEVWLSETVWNATGSEDLVKNHGYFFRKQHATLKGVGSPVPVFQLSRKKIKDISKWKKIFS
- a CDS encoding NHL repeat-containing protein, producing MNFRLIFFSLVLFFSQNCQIASLSNPCDSESKDFFPQLIVSASIEGGFCQLQVVNAGDLYRFTEFTFYKSIPISVLPKLGSKSDVIIRPNLPEGLYVDPNTGALSGIPSSPIERQNYTVYRKGVALGQITIQVRDLVATKVYGQLGNLNCGDPYVNGSCGSGGPVTAENLSGPNAVITDNFDGTYIASGNRVLYYPAGQTTATRVYGQHGLFTCDIANAHTNQSCTALGSVAATTLNNPRGIILDSSNNLFVADTGANRRLLVYENQSTIPFRAIGVPDFFTPGGGVASESNFYSPIGLNLDNKGGIYVSDSGNSRVLYFPKDSNLATEVYGQPDFVSNGATTSASGLNSNQGVVSDYEGGIYIADTSNNRVVYYPKGSNVATKVYGQPTFISNAAATTSNGLNNPVAVSLDQSENLFVADLNGHRVLIYPKTNVTSGMTATAVVGQFGNLNCGADNNNGSCGIGTPTAQNLYRPTAIHFDRQGRLYIADYSNNRVLVY
- a CDS encoding phosphate ABC transporter substrate-binding protein, with the protein product MKNLSLLFYILITINFVACKDKQTLKVAGSETMNSMMRYLGSEYEKVNSNVRVTVEGGGSESGIDRLRKGEIDMAVSSRDLNQAEFDDLRKTGNLEKVRLAYDGVALVVNLKNTVSKLNLIQTSDIFSGKIKNWKEVGGVDAPISIVIRNDKSGTQDYFQNHILKRKDLGLNEFNEYKANVFAASAKIVKDNAEMSKFIQENPNSIGYMGMGSALVENKDKLKALDYARTNKDPFVSPSVRNVYDRKYRLARELFMIYKTDQGDKIDAFVTFLTSEQGQVAVLQSGYLRASLPEVEVSAEPVK
- a CDS encoding OmpA family protein, giving the protein MVIQVKPKNHPSSIVKTASFFHFHYQFFKKIPDLCSVKTLRRLLILCFVIILPLIGSAPVPPGKTTFQWKWKENQVLELNEYHDVFFRVGAKTVEREDKNRVVMKPKKCSSDSCLVNAWFDTYIRYGKTSGPFWKDKEFESDFTLFRNGRYEVPNEFIMPNLRSFPSFPEEAVSVSDVWKLPAEESFDFNAERIRVKVIPEYTYQGIAPWSEGNYKGNCEKITYTYPIFYNKPETEKMVPNVPYKIFGFASGTVFFNATKGVPEFKEVKLSYTFIYPNGTVQEANFHIKGIYFLRNQVNAKDKESIREDILGDLIVGYTGDQKATKIGEPTKGKEPTGENLGRITDTGEVPIPEKHSLPEKLPISVRTSEDGIVFSLDSILFDFNDSKLKPDAETAVAKIAEILKKYPDREIRVSGHTDNIGKKEYNQKLSEDRAKAVLHSLVDNYKMDEKHVSFKGYADDVPIVPNDNEENRHKNRRVEITLVLD
- a CDS encoding lysophospholipid acyltransferase family protein, encoding MKDSFIPPRFEFPIALGLDLGFPILSKLLFNIDGVVISKEDELRLKEIKNKRVIYLSNQPSDLEPIIAYYVASKIGTRFHFMASRSIFNWGFGLVGEIIKRVGAFSVITGRLNRNAIKTAKQILAESDGKLVMYPEGMVSGENDNLVSFMPGVAQVSFWGMDAALEKDPKAELWIQPSFVKYKISGSRDSILADIETSLSRIERKLKLYPGGRTLLRRFLTVGRVMLEETEFELGIPRSEINGKDFDYRLGRARHTALNLAASILNVKFHESDNAIQKLRHLFMALDSLEAGAPLSTTPKNLTDQNIRRAKQLVDTAYAFIITKPKNLIQWPSAERLMEWICSFEKHIFGKTEMRPRKAHVVVGNAFSVAPYYKMYQSNKKEAIQSLLIEMRQEMETLLELGKKESEPIVPPYSVGLDLQIG
- a CDS encoding sulfatase; this encodes MDDGNLKRKNFSCSSETCFPNWFHMRATVPFALSICFCLLSCLNKSERRFPVDLVLELRNAKSKISISKDLLPYHWKKNPGRQSGLPLSRKWENTQITFNTDKEIFLNHSLDSLFFPPGQEYEFKIPPGQYEFSSLVGLLGGTEFQSQISGILKIDSGGTKLAEWNLAGVVKEKWSAKKEILEIGESGSLRLVWESKDSYLFVGEPLLYPKDLFSSFARSGQPKSVILIVIDSARKDFFGSYGYPYSVTPMMDQMAKESVFFENPFANGNWTKPSMMSFFHSEYSSNLGLGNSWFSTKPYQRKVYYGKKRNNLAKTFREAGYFSKTIMNNVFFLDYTTVGLDLGFHNSFQVGMDIVDTEVLTNHAIEFVNEYKDKPYFLHFNLNTPHASYSPPPEDMVAVRSVVPTEVFYRYESPVQRYLGEMHYTDREIGRLVEALKKQGTYDETMIIVTGDHGELFSSHHDYSYHFIMQTRFGHGETHYDEEINVPYFIKLPKSIQVNLESDLAKKANGTQIRIPGQSSLLSLAPTILGFLDLIPKESTYRGADYSTCIRRTNICPKESFIYTEGRMSESVRTENYKYIRRYPGFTTVRRTAAGEPHTMAEELYDLKKDPEEKNNLSPLPEGENLLQIARADFRLENFLKRNHLRILIPPCSEALCRDFLSLNVQGSIYDWEVSDSVQLSSGSAKTVSLQKESKATNATLGEEVILKTVNPELGAYFSFSRNGKTIPVRFGRYGLEFQRSITNLEDLIVSERQPEGFPSSPLPWVYNDGAFSGTRESEVQREMGKEVKKILETWGYIHE